Part of the Planctomycetota bacterium genome, CTGCCGGTAGGAGTCGGGGCCGGAGTTGGCGAACAGCGGGAGGCGGTCGCGGGCCCGCAGGCTCTCGGCGCGTGTCTGGAGGTGGATCGGGGTCAGCGACGGGATCGTATCGCGGTCGAGCCGGAGGATCCCGGGCTGCGCCCAACGGAAGAAATCGGCTTGGCCGAGCTTGTCGACGTGGACGCCGGTGAGGCGTGCGGGGGCCGGGATCCGGTTGCTCTGGAGGTTGACGATCTTCACGGCGTGGGTTTCCGGCGGACCGTAGCCGTTGAGCGTGACCACCGACTCGATCCGCAGCCAGGGGCGCCCGTGGACGGTGTCCATCGAGAGCCGGGGAACGAGGACTCCGTCGGCCGGCGCGGGCTCGGGCTCGGGATGCCACTCGACTCCGTCGTAGCGGTCGAACGACTCGAGTCGCAGGTGGAGCGGCACTCGTCCCTTGACGTGAAACACCGCCGGCGAAGCGACGTCGCCGATCGCGCGGCGGTCGGGGCGCCCCGGCTTGCGCACCAGGGAGAACTCGCGGCTGGCGCGGCTGGCGGTAGCCGCATCATGGCGCTCCGGAACCTGCGCCGTCTGTGGTGGCAGGCTGATCGCACGCTGCTGCTGCGTGGTTTTCCGCGGCTCGTTGTAGGTGTCGTTGAAGATGTCGTACAGCGCCGGCTCGTGCGACGTCATGAAGGGCGCGTCGTCGATCGGCGCGAAGCTCTTGATGTTGTCAAGGCCGGCGACGAGGTCGTCGCCGTCACCGACACCGGAGCTCGCCCAGGGAGCACCGCGGTCCTGACCGCCCGAGGTCGGCATGAATCCGTCGAGGGCGTGGATCTGTCTCCCGGCGACCGGGAGCGCGAGGAGCAGGAGGAGGAGCGTCACGGGTAGGGCGACCAGCCATGGCCGCGGCACGCCACGGTGGGCGCTGGCGACGAGCTGACCGTCGAGGCTCTCCCAGTAGCTCCCCATCAGCCACCACACCCCGACCAGCGCGAAGGCCACGACCAGCCCCTGGATCCACAAATGGCCGGCCAGCGCCGAGGCGAAGATCACCAGGAACGTCGCCAGCACTCCGCCGATCCGCTGGGCATCGGCATGGTGCGAAAACAGGGCGAGCAGCAGGACCGCGTTGCGGAACAGCGCCAAGGGGAGTTTCTCGACCGGCAGGGGTGCCTCGACGGCGAGGCGGACCGCGACCTCGGCCGCGAACGCCGCCACCGTGCCGCAGGCCACGAGGGCGAGCCGCTGCCGCGGCGTGCGCCCCAGCCAGGGGGCGTGGGCCACCGTCCGGGCCCCGAGCCACAGGCCGACCGCGCCGGCCACAGCCGCGGCCCCGAAGGCGAAGACATCCCGTGCGCCGTCGACGAACAGCCCCGTCGCCTCGAGCGTCGCCACGGCGACCACGGCCAGCCCCACGGCGAGCAGCCTGGTGCCCGTGGCCGGTGCGGGGGGCGTCGTCTCAGCCGGCATGGCAGAGGTTCCTCCAGCCGCGGCGGAAGCTGTCGGCGACGTCGCCCGAAAGCCACAGGCTACGGCCCGGCAGGGGGGACCGCGGGCCGGCGGTGTCGTTGTCGATGACGATCCACAGCCGGTCGCCATGGACGTGGCGGTGTTCGACGCGCCGCGTCAGCGCCCGTCGGCTGACGATCGAAACCTGGAACACGCCGCAGTTTCGATGGTGGATCCGACGGCACCCCGGCGCGGTGCCGTGGTGGCAGTCGTCGCGGTCGGTCCGTGGCAGGAACCGGGCGAGGTCGTCGAGGAAGCGGCGCAGCCCGGCTTCACCGGGGGCGACGCGAAGGGTGGTGTGGCCGAAGCAGCATTCGACCGCGGCGTGCTGGCGTTGGTAGGCGGTGGCGATGCTGGCGGCGATCCGGATCGCATGTTCGAGCGTCCCGTCGGGCCCCTCCCCCTCGTGCAGCGCCGGCTCCGGATCGAACACGATCCGCACCGCGGACAGGACCGGCGCCTGCCTCTCACTGACGACCATCGTCCCGCCGCGCGCGGTGAGCGGCCAATGGACGCGCCGCAGTGAGTCGCCGTCGCGGAACGGGCGCGTGCCGATGGCATCGCCCGACTCGCCGGCGCGCGACTCGGAGACGAGGTCGCTCGACGGGCGCGTCTCGGCCGCGTCGAGGAGCGTCTCGAGGAGCACCGTCCGCGGCCAGACGAGGATCGGGCGCGCCGTCGCGACCGTCCGGCTCGCCTGCCGCAGGCCGAACGGAAACCCGGTCACCAGACGCAGCGGCAGTGCCGGATGGCAGCCACGGCGCCGCGGCACGAACTCCCAGGTGAAGGTCGCCGTCGACAGTCCCGCGATGCGCGCCAGGGCCACGCTCGCCGGCCCCCCCAGATCGCCCTCCAGGGAGATTCCCCACACCGGCCATGGCCACGAGTTGCGGACCGCTACCTCCGCGCGGGCCACGTCTCCTTCGACGACGCGCGGCTGCTGGAAGCGGAGCGTGGCCGACAGGCCGCGGACCGCGATCGACGGC contains:
- a CDS encoding transglutaminase domain-containing protein, translating into MATGCGSSSTTTPPARGPPCRAVACGFRATSPTASAAAGGTSAMPAETTPPAPATGTRLLAVGLAVVAVATLEATGLFVDGARDVFAFGAAAVAGAVGLWLGARTVAHAPWLGRTPRQRLALVACGTVAAFAAEVAVRLAVEAPLPVEKLPLALFRNAVLLLALFSHHADAQRIGGVLATFLVIFASALAGHLWIQGLVVAFALVGVWWLMGSYWESLDGQLVASAHRGVPRPWLVALPVTLLLLLLALPVAGRQIHALDGFMPTSGGQDRGAPWASSGVGDGDDLVAGLDNIKSFAPIDDAPFMTSHEPALYDIFNDTYNEPRKTTQQQRAISLPPQTAQVPERHDAATASRASREFSLVRKPGRPDRRAIGDVASPAVFHVKGRVPLHLRLESFDRYDGVEWHPEPEPAPADGVLVPRLSMDTVHGRPWLRIESVVTLNGYGPPETHAVKIVNLQSNRIPAPARLTGVHVDKLGQADFFRWAQPGILRLDRDTIPSLTPIHLQTRAESLRARDRLPLFANSGPDSYRQCGDDPESHRVRELVASWVADLPRGWKQIDRVLERLRTDYVLDPEARAGADTGHAVADFLLRTRRGPDYLFASAAVVALRGLGYPARLVSGFYARPERYDRRAGHTAVLADDVHVWAELFLATGNWVTLEAAPGYEVLRPPLSWGEWVAAAAHGALRAVARNPLLAVLAVATLMAAVVLRRRFVDAVDAAVQRLRPTPSGRDAVRALVARLDRRCRRAGVPRPPHVTLPRWLAALAAASESDAVGAAEALRYFETALYAPAGIDIGERAVRSAAAVSETCWSWARLRQRASVPTPLLPTPGARR
- a CDS encoding DUF58 domain-containing protein, with the translated sequence MIRCACATTLLVQTGCRSSLAGFTMRLQVQALGAALGRLLTHDFCPGANRWVYWMKKPIASLSLALAAAVLCAVFVKPIALVAAVAIGVVVALGYAWPSIAVRGLSATLRFQQPRVVEGDVARAEVAVRNSWPWPVWGISLEGDLGGPASVALARIAGLSTATFTWEFVPRRRGCHPALPLRLVTGFPFGLRQASRTVATARPILVWPRTVLLETLLDAAETRPSSDLVSESRAGESGDAIGTRPFRDGDSLRRVHWPLTARGGTMVVSERQAPVLSAVRIVFDPEPALHEGEGPDGTLEHAIRIAASIATAYQRQHAAVECCFGHTTLRVAPGEAGLRRFLDDLARFLPRTDRDDCHHGTAPGCRRIHHRNCGVFQVSIVSRRALTRRVEHRHVHGDRLWIVIDNDTAGPRSPLPGRSLWLSGDVADSFRRGWRNLCHAG